CTTCGGCGCCAGTGCGTCCAGCCGCGCGATCGCCAGCGCCACCATGTCCAGAACCGGGATGGAGACCGCCTTGGCGATCTGCGCCAGATAGTGATGCGCGGTGTTGCAGGGGACGGTGAGAAAGTCCGCGCCCTGGCGCTCCAGACCTTGCGCCATGGCGATGAGCACGGGCGCGGGATCGGTGTCGTCGCCGTCGATCAGCGCGGCGATACGCGACGGTATCTTCGGATTGTTGTCGACCAGCACGCGGATGTGGTCGCCGTCGTCGGCGGCCGGCGTGGCGCGCAGCAGGCGCGCGAGGAAGTCGACCGTCGCCTCCGGTCCCATGCCGCCGATGACGCCGACGATCTTCTCAGCCATAGCCGGGCAGGTCGAAAGCGTCGGGATAGCCGAACAGGCCGGTCGAGCCGCCGGTATGAAGGAAGACGACGTCGCTGTCCTTCGGGAAGAAACCCTTGCGCACATGGTCGAGCAGGCCGTCGAAACCCTTGCCGGTGTAGACGGGGTCGAGCAGCAGACCCTCGAAACGGGCCGCCAGCTTCACCGCCTCGCGCATGCCGTCGGTCGGCACGCCATAACCGGCGCCGACATAGTCGCCGTTCGCGACAACATGTTCGCGTCCGACGACGCCCGGCGCGCCGAAATAGGCGGCGGTCTTTTCCGCGAGGGCAAAGACATTCGCCTCCTGCTTTTCTTTCGGCGCACGCACCGAGATGCCGAGCACCGGGATGCCCGCGTTCAACGCCACCAGTCCCGCGACGAAACCGGCCTGCGTTCCGGCGCTACCGGTCGCGTGCACCACGTGCCCGATCTTCAGATCCCTTTCGTTCGCCTGATGCAGCAGTTCGAGCGCGCAATTGGCATAGCCCAGCGCCCCGACGACATTGGAGCCGCCGCCGGGAATGATATAGGGCCGCCGCCCCTTGTCCCGCAGCCCGGTCGCCAGCGTCTCCATCTCCGCGTTCATGTCGGAATCCTTGGCGCGCTTCGAGAGCGACGCGCCGTGCAGGCGGTCGAGCAGGACATTGCCGTTGAGCGTGTAGTCCCGCGACGTGTAGCCGGTGCGGTCCTCCAGCAGGATGTGGCACGCCAGGCCGAGCTTGGCGGCGGCCGCCGCGGTCTGGCGCGCATGGTTCGACTGCGTCGCGCCCTGGGTGATGACGGTGTCGGCGCCCTGCGCAAGCGCTTCGCCCATCAGGAATTCGAGCTTGCGCGTCTTGTTGCCGCCGGTCGAAAGCCCGGTGCAGTCGTCGCGCTTGATCCAGAGCCGCGGCCCGCCCAGGTGCCTGGACAGCCGCTCCATCGGCTCCAGCGGCGTCGGCAGATGCGCGAGATGGACACGTGGGAAACGGGCGAAATGCATGTTGTGTCCTTCAGCTTTCGGCGCGGCGGCGCGCGCGCATGATCTCGGTCACGCCGTCGCGCAGGATCGCGAGCTCATGCGCCTGGCCGTTCGCGTCGTAGGTGACGGCGGTCTCGTAAGGCCCCATGCGGTTGAAGAACCGGCCGTTCTGATCCATGAAAATCTCGCGCGGTCCGCCCCGCATGCCCTTGATCTCGCTCCTGAGCGTGCCGTTCTCCGCCCAGATCCGCATGGCGGGCGCGTCGACGCCGGTGACGATATCGTAAGTCCCGGTGTAACGCGAAAGCTCGGCTTGCGGAATCTCGCGGACGTGCTTTTCGGCGCGCAGATAGTCCGGCCAGGCATGCTGGTCGGCGACGGCGGCGAACACCTCCCAATAAAAGATGAGGCCGGAATCGGCATTGGTCATCACCACCGCGCCCATGCCTTTTTCGAGATAGCAGGTGGATTCACACTGATAGCCCGCATTGGAGCCGCCATGGCCGAAACGGCGGTTCGCACCGCTGCCGAACAGTTCCCAACCGAGGCCGAACTCCCCGCCACCCTGCGGTGTCATCATCTCCTGCGCGATCCCCTGCCCCAGGATCGCGTTGGGCTTGCCCAGCCAGGCATCGCGGCAGCCCAACATGAAGCGGGCATAGTCGGCCGCGGTGGTGTAGATGCCCCCGGCGCCGATCGCCGGCACATAGACGAATTTCTCCGGCAAGGGACCGCCATCCTCATGGCCGACCGCGGTGTTGCCGCGGTAGCGCTCGGGCAAGGGCGCCTCGAAGGTCGAGCGCGTCATGCCGAGCGGTTCGAAGACGTTCTCGCGCGCAAGCTGGTGGAAAGGCTTGCCCGATGCGTCTTCCAGCATCTGCTCGACCACTGTCG
The nucleotide sequence above comes from Rhizomicrobium sp.. Encoded proteins:
- a CDS encoding amino acid racemase, with amino-acid sequence MAEKIVGVIGGMGPEATVDFLARLLRATPAADDGDHIRVLVDNNPKIPSRIAALIDGDDTDPAPVLIAMAQGLERQGADFLTVPCNTAHHYLAQIAKAVSIPVLDMVALAIARLDALAPKVERVGMLASPAVEKVGLYAARLRDAGMTALFPDAPGQGRMLAVIRAVKAGAVTPQSRADYAALAAALAQDGADAFLIACTELSVLGAPAGIALPVVDALDALVTETVRIARNR
- a CDS encoding D-cysteine desulfhydrase; translated protein: MHFARFPRVHLAHLPTPLEPMERLSRHLGGPRLWIKRDDCTGLSTGGNKTRKLEFLMGEALAQGADTVITQGATQSNHARQTAAAAAKLGLACHILLEDRTGYTSRDYTLNGNVLLDRLHGASLSKRAKDSDMNAEMETLATGLRDKGRRPYIIPGGGSNVVGALGYANCALELLHQANERDLKIGHVVHATGSAGTQAGFVAGLVALNAGIPVLGISVRAPKEKQEANVFALAEKTAAYFGAPGVVGREHVVANGDYVGAGYGVPTDGMREAVKLAARFEGLLLDPVYTGKGFDGLLDHVRKGFFPKDSDVVFLHTGGSTGLFGYPDAFDLPGYG
- a CDS encoding serine hydrolase domain-containing protein, with amino-acid sequence MSDLSPAARLARNLMPITRVAGENIRWTMDERLAAYECPAVGVAVMEDGEVAWSEGYGHIEAGKPARVQADTMFSGASISKPVTAMLALQLVDRGVFDLDVDVNRYLKSWQVPQNEFTRQQPVTLRLLLSHRAGTTIHGFGAFDPAQPHPRALDILTRRVEFKNSSTNGVTVDKVPGGTVRYSGGGTTVVEQMLEDASGKPFHQLARENVFEPLGMTRSTFEAPLPERYRGNTAVGHEDGGPLPEKFVYVPAIGAGGIYTTAADYARFMLGCRDAWLGKPNAILGQGIAQEMMTPQGGGEFGLGWELFGSGANRRFGHGGSNAGYQCESTCYLEKGMGAVVMTNADSGLIFYWEVFAAVADQHAWPDYLRAEKHVREIPQAELSRYTGTYDIVTGVDAPAMRIWAENGTLRSEIKGMRGGPREIFMDQNGRFFNRMGPYETAVTYDANGQAHELAILRDGVTEIMRARRRAES